Proteins encoded by one window of Phenylobacterium soli:
- a CDS encoding TonB-dependent receptor, protein MNYKVSLFATSALLAAAVGGVSHAQTRPGGPTSATTIEELVVTAEKREQNLQDVPVAVSAFTDNKRELVGINSIQDMTNFTPGLTYNSATDRVSLRGVGRLTNVLSGDASVANYNDGVYETFAVQAGRSTLFLDRVEVLRGPQGTLYGRNSIGGAINEISKRPTEQWYAEVRGTYENYDHHILEGAISGPTFIPNVQFRLAGDWERQTEGWSKNVIPGAPSEGNVINEWFLEGQLQGKFFNDKLDFWAKWGDGVWHNGAGGPGGGSGGWTPAPYPTYEFATPGGIQLNAGYACNPASGVTNVVNVSPLGCVNPAQSSPWKIARIIPYVVRLPVYNTEAIHLTWHAKNFDIKYVTGGVDYHYKLTGPTSTAGGSLLNTSTTPVLAYTLASGLRVFPQEAFDYREYNRFWSHEVNIVSTWDSPLQYVVGAYYFRQTYRQPVYTTLHAQPQWNGPFFLPSVFCGATGGVCAPETDNRRYDNRPHSEAISWATFGQIDYKITDQWKATLGLRYSHDRKDGTESVRLLCWGTSVCYGGFPAEVFGPAGPQVADITAFAVSNPPANALPRGIVSPTRFDPATGLASRDYDSTWQATTGTAGLEWQPDTDTNVYAKYSRGYKSGGYYVGIFTFLAPNAWADKELVDSYEIGLKKNFGSTLQTNLAAYYYDYKNLQVPISVLSGAGQVATNFINVPKSVSQGFEAEITWLPIENLQVLFNYSYNDAHVKKGSAIDVADPTATQPGAKPIDTLGTQDLSGNRLPNAPKNKFAVNANYTWRSLFGGDLVGSVSYVWRDAQYGALFTRAYNRAPSWDQWDARLTWTSADSRNRVILFGKNIFNKIGYDGGAIGSAFVGTVVNPATAAQTVVNQGIWSTYSVTPPRTYGIEIQHKFF, encoded by the coding sequence GTGAACTATAAAGTGAGCCTGTTTGCGACCAGCGCTCTGCTGGCCGCTGCGGTGGGCGGCGTAAGCCACGCCCAGACACGACCCGGCGGGCCGACCTCCGCCACCACGATCGAGGAACTGGTCGTCACCGCTGAGAAGCGGGAGCAGAACCTCCAGGACGTGCCGGTGGCCGTCTCCGCCTTCACCGACAACAAGCGCGAACTGGTCGGGATCAACTCGATCCAGGACATGACCAACTTCACGCCTGGCCTGACCTACAATTCGGCCACCGACCGGGTGTCGCTCCGCGGCGTCGGGCGACTGACCAACGTGCTGTCCGGCGACGCCTCGGTCGCCAACTACAACGACGGCGTCTACGAGACCTTCGCCGTCCAGGCCGGCCGATCGACGCTCTTCCTGGATCGGGTCGAGGTGCTGCGGGGGCCGCAGGGCACGCTCTACGGCCGCAACTCCATCGGCGGCGCCATCAACGAGATCTCCAAGCGTCCGACGGAGCAGTGGTACGCCGAGGTTCGCGGCACCTACGAGAACTATGACCACCACATCCTCGAGGGCGCGATCTCGGGGCCGACCTTCATCCCCAACGTCCAGTTCCGCCTCGCCGGCGACTGGGAGCGTCAGACCGAGGGCTGGTCGAAGAACGTCATCCCCGGCGCGCCGAGCGAAGGCAACGTCATCAATGAGTGGTTCCTCGAGGGCCAGCTGCAGGGCAAGTTCTTCAACGACAAGCTGGACTTCTGGGCCAAGTGGGGCGACGGCGTCTGGCACAACGGCGCGGGCGGTCCGGGCGGCGGCTCCGGCGGGTGGACCCCGGCGCCCTATCCGACCTACGAGTTCGCGACCCCCGGCGGCATCCAGCTGAACGCCGGCTACGCGTGCAATCCCGCCTCCGGCGTCACCAATGTGGTCAACGTCTCGCCCCTCGGCTGCGTGAATCCCGCGCAGAGCTCACCCTGGAAGATCGCCCGGATCATTCCCTACGTGGTGCGCCTGCCGGTCTACAACACCGAGGCGATCCACCTGACCTGGCACGCCAAGAACTTCGACATCAAGTACGTCACCGGCGGCGTCGACTATCACTACAAGCTCACCGGCCCGACCTCGACGGCCGGCGGCTCGCTGCTCAACACCTCGACGACACCGGTGCTGGCCTACACGCTGGCGAGCGGCCTGCGCGTGTTCCCGCAGGAGGCCTTCGACTACCGCGAGTACAACCGGTTCTGGAGCCACGAGGTCAATATCGTCTCCACTTGGGACAGCCCGCTCCAGTACGTGGTCGGCGCATACTACTTCCGGCAGACCTATCGCCAGCCGGTCTACACCACCCTCCATGCGCAGCCGCAGTGGAACGGCCCCTTCTTCCTGCCCTCCGTGTTCTGCGGCGCCACCGGCGGCGTCTGCGCGCCCGAGACCGACAACCGGCGGTACGATAACCGGCCGCATTCCGAAGCCATCTCCTGGGCCACGTTCGGGCAGATCGACTACAAGATCACCGACCAGTGGAAGGCCACGCTCGGCCTGCGCTACAGCCACGACCGCAAGGACGGCACCGAGTCCGTGCGGCTGCTGTGCTGGGGCACCTCGGTCTGCTACGGCGGCTTCCCGGCCGAAGTCTTCGGGCCTGCCGGCCCGCAGGTCGCCGACATCACCGCCTTCGCCGTCTCGAATCCGCCGGCCAACGCCCTGCCCCGCGGCATCGTCTCGCCCACGCGCTTCGACCCGGCGACGGGCCTGGCGTCGCGCGACTACGACTCCACCTGGCAGGCCACCACCGGAACCGCCGGACTGGAGTGGCAGCCCGACACCGACACCAACGTCTACGCCAAGTACAGCCGCGGCTATAAGTCCGGCGGCTATTACGTCGGGATCTTCACCTTCCTCGCCCCCAACGCCTGGGCCGACAAGGAACTGGTCGACTCCTACGAGATCGGCCTGAAGAAGAACTTCGGCAGCACGCTGCAGACCAACCTGGCCGCCTACTATTACGACTACAAGAACCTGCAGGTGCCGATCTCGGTGCTCTCGGGCGCGGGCCAGGTGGCGACCAACTTCATCAACGTTCCGAAGTCCGTGAGCCAGGGCTTCGAGGCGGAGATCACCTGGCTGCCGATCGAGAACCTGCAGGTCCTGTTCAACTATTCGTACAACGACGCCCACGTGAAGAAGGGCTCGGCCATCGACGTCGCCGACCCGACGGCCACCCAGCCGGGCGCCAAGCCCATCGACACGCTGGGCACCCAGGATCTGTCCGGCAACCGCTTGCCGAACGCCCCCAAGAACAAGTTCGCCGTAAACGCCAACTACACTTGGCGGTCTCTGTTCGGCGGCGATCTCGTGGGCTCGGTGAGCTACGTCTGGCGTGACGCCCAGTACGGCGCGCTCTTCACGCGCGCCTACAACCGCGCGCCCTCGTGGGACCAGTGGGACGCCCGCCTGACCTGGACGTCGGCCGACAGCCGCAACCGGGTGATCCTGTTCGGGAAGAACATCTTCAACAAGATCGGCTACGACGGCGGCGCTATCGGCTCGGCCTTCGTCGGCACCGTGGTCAACCCGGCGACGGCCGCCCAGACCGTCGTCAACCAGGGTATCTGGAGCACCTATTCGGTGACCCCTCCCCGGACCTACGGCATCGAGATCCAGCACAAGTTCTTCTAG
- a CDS encoding Gfo/Idh/MocA family protein — MAESLRGGVIGAGVFGGYHANQYAKLGGVTLSAVLDPIPERAAKVAMPLGGRGFTDLDAFLEAVDVVTVASPAVLHAEHALAAIAAGKPIYVEKPIAVSVADGEKIREAARAKGVIVACGHQERVTFQAMGLLDAPEQPLRLEALRHGTPSERSQDVSAILDLMIHDIDLALSLSDAEPVTAEGEGRLAATGLWDTAQAEVTFDDGFTAIFDVSRIAEARKRTMRVVFPSGEVEIDFLARTFRNTTPFAFNPDYADTPAAKDPLGVSVAGFIAAVRGEAPRPVVTADEAIRALDLALAVEQGLDAQS; from the coding sequence ATGGCTGAGTCTTTGCGGGGCGGCGTCATCGGCGCAGGCGTGTTCGGCGGCTACCATGCCAACCAGTACGCGAAGCTGGGCGGCGTGACGCTGTCGGCCGTGCTGGATCCGATCCCCGAGCGGGCCGCCAAGGTGGCCATGCCGCTGGGCGGCCGCGGCTTCACCGATCTCGACGCCTTCCTCGAGGCGGTGGACGTGGTGACGGTGGCTTCGCCCGCCGTGCTGCACGCCGAGCACGCCCTGGCGGCGATCGCGGCCGGCAAGCCGATCTACGTCGAGAAGCCGATCGCGGTCAGCGTCGCCGACGGCGAGAAGATCCGTGAGGCCGCCCGCGCCAAGGGCGTCATCGTCGCCTGCGGCCATCAGGAGCGCGTCACCTTCCAGGCGATGGGCCTGCTGGACGCCCCGGAGCAGCCGCTCCGGCTCGAGGCGCTGCGTCACGGCACGCCGTCGGAGCGCAGCCAGGACGTCTCGGCCATCCTCGACCTGATGATCCACGACATCGACCTGGCGCTCTCGCTCTCCGACGCCGAGCCGGTGACCGCCGAAGGCGAGGGACGCCTGGCCGCCACCGGCCTCTGGGACACCGCCCAGGCCGAGGTCACCTTCGACGACGGCTTCACGGCGATCTTCGACGTCAGCCGCATCGCCGAGGCGCGCAAGCGGACCATGCGGGTGGTCTTCCCCTCGGGCGAGGTGGAGATCGACTTCCTGGCGCGCACGTTCCGCAACACCACGCCCTTCGCCTTCAACCCCGACTACGCGGATACGCCGGCGGCCAAGGATCCGCTGGGCGTCAGCGTCGCCGGCTTCATCGCCGCCGTGCGGGGCGAGGCGCCGCGGCCGGTGGTGACGGCGGACGAGGCGATCCGCGCCCTCGACCTCGCCCTGGCCGTCGAGCAGGGCTTGGACGCGCAGTCCTAG
- a CDS encoding NADP-dependent oxidoreductase, which yields MTTVKEIRLKSRPVGMPTRDNFETATVELRAPGPGEVQVKNLWMTVDPYMRGRMNDVKSYAPPFQLGKVMDGGAIGQVVASNDPSLKEGDLVQSGYGWREGYTAPANTVQKLDTKGLPVQAFLGVAGMPGLTAYAGLLRVAGLKDGDVVFVSGAAGAVGSLVCQIAKAKGHKVIGSAGGPEKVAFLKSIGVDHAIDYKAEKDLTAAVLAGAPEGIDVYFDNVGGAHLEAALNTARLFARFAICGMISIYNATEPPPGPRNLAQLIGKNIRMEGFIVSHHSDLLPKFVEDLSGWVKEGKVKWQETVFEGIDKAPDAFLGLFSGENTGKMLVKLA from the coding sequence ATGACGACCGTCAAAGAGATCCGGCTGAAGAGCCGCCCCGTGGGCATGCCCACCCGTGACAACTTCGAAACCGCCACGGTCGAGCTGCGCGCCCCGGGGCCGGGCGAAGTCCAGGTGAAGAACCTCTGGATGACCGTCGACCCCTACATGCGCGGCCGCATGAACGACGTGAAGAGCTACGCCCCGCCCTTCCAGCTCGGCAAGGTGATGGACGGCGGCGCCATCGGCCAGGTGGTCGCCTCCAACGACCCGAGCCTCAAGGAAGGCGACCTCGTCCAGTCCGGCTACGGCTGGCGCGAAGGCTACACCGCGCCGGCCAACACGGTGCAGAAGCTCGACACCAAGGGCCTGCCCGTGCAGGCCTTCCTCGGCGTCGCGGGCATGCCGGGCCTGACCGCCTATGCCGGCCTGCTGCGCGTCGCAGGTCTGAAGGACGGCGACGTGGTGTTCGTCTCCGGCGCCGCCGGCGCGGTCGGCTCGCTGGTCTGCCAGATCGCCAAGGCCAAGGGCCACAAGGTGATCGGCTCGGCCGGCGGCCCGGAGAAGGTGGCCTTCCTCAAGAGCATCGGCGTCGACCACGCCATCGACTACAAGGCCGAGAAGGACCTCACCGCCGCGGTCCTCGCCGGCGCGCCGGAGGGCATCGACGTCTACTTCGACAACGTCGGCGGCGCCCACCTCGAGGCGGCCCTCAACACCGCCCGCCTGTTCGCCCGGTTCGCGATCTGCGGGATGATCTCGATCTACAACGCCACCGAACCGCCGCCCGGCCCGCGCAACCTCGCCCAGCTGATCGGCAAGAACATCCGCATGGAGGGCTTCATCGTCTCCCATCACTCCGACCTGCTGCCGAAGTTCGTCGAGGACCTCTCCGGCTGGGTGAAGGAAGGCAAGGTGAAATGGCAGGAGACCGTGTTCGAGGGCATCGACAAGGCGCCCGACGCGTTCCTGGGGCTGTTCTCCGGCGAAAACACGGGCAAGATGCTCGTCAAGCTGGCCTGA
- a CDS encoding cobalamin biosynthesis protein CbiG yields the protein MPRLFSAYIIVDWSAAAKPTTGADSIWIGVLKRDLRFRMAFESYNPPTRAEAEKRLAVILDDLKKRGERALLGFDFPLGFPRGFAPALKLTGEPTWRAVWDQLDKMVKDKADNTNNRFGVGSEINRRLTGGPFPFWGCPPKDALTTLQPKRTRAHGPDDLPEFRHADLAAKGAASIWKLYYNGSVGGQALLGIPAVRRLKLARGEAMKVWPFETGFKPLTEADLAGVEIVAAEVYPSLLKPEGAPGEVKDLVQVRATAEHFARLDEANKLGAVFGPPKAAAADAVLDAEREEGWILGAG from the coding sequence GTGCCGCGCCTGTTCAGCGCCTACATCATCGTCGACTGGAGTGCGGCGGCGAAGCCGACCACGGGCGCGGATTCCATCTGGATCGGCGTGCTGAAGCGCGACCTGCGCTTCCGCATGGCCTTCGAGAGCTACAATCCGCCGACGCGCGCGGAGGCCGAGAAGCGGCTCGCCGTCATCCTCGACGACTTGAAGAAGCGCGGCGAGCGCGCCCTCCTCGGGTTCGACTTCCCGCTGGGTTTCCCGCGCGGCTTCGCCCCGGCGCTGAAGCTCACCGGCGAACCGACCTGGCGGGCGGTCTGGGATCAGCTCGACAAGATGGTCAAGGACAAGGCCGACAACACCAACAACCGCTTCGGGGTCGGCTCGGAGATCAACCGCCGCCTGACCGGCGGGCCGTTCCCTTTCTGGGGCTGCCCGCCGAAGGACGCGCTCACCACCCTCCAGCCCAAGCGCACCCGCGCGCACGGCCCGGACGACCTGCCGGAGTTCCGGCACGCGGACCTCGCCGCCAAGGGCGCGGCCTCGATCTGGAAGCTCTACTACAACGGCTCCGTCGGCGGCCAGGCGCTGCTCGGCATCCCGGCCGTGCGGCGGCTCAAGCTGGCCCGCGGCGAGGCGATGAAGGTCTGGCCGTTCGAGACCGGCTTCAAGCCGCTGACCGAGGCGGACCTCGCCGGCGTCGAGATCGTCGCGGCCGAGGTCTATCCCTCGCTGCTCAAGCCGGAAGGCGCGCCCGGTGAGGTCAAGGACCTGGTGCAGGTGCGGGCCACGGCCGAGCACTTCGCGCGCCTGGACGAGGCGAACAAGCTCGGCGCCGTCTTCGGACCGCCGAAAGCTGCGGCGGCCGACGCGGTGCTCGACGCCGAGCGCGAGGAAGGCTGGATCCTCGGCGCCGGCTAG
- a CDS encoding pyrroloquinoline quinone-dependent dehydrogenase → MRKVVVVAAALLAASCSRRPEDVPVTRAPDVGWAFYGGDAGGQRYSPAGQITPDNVKELKVAWTYSTGEAARHDLKRASFETTPILANGRLYACSQFDAVFAVDPATGKPFWSFDPKVDPKVRYPNDFTCRGVTYWRDTSVADNVRCSERIYVGTVDRRLIALDAATGAPCAGFGRSGTVDVGAGVVLAHSGQMQITSPPVIVGDTLIVGSSLDDNQRVREVPGSVRAYDVRTGAPKWSFDPLASAAPGTVAGAANAWAPMSVDAARGLVFVPTTSPSPDFFGGARKGPDGQANSVVALEAATGHVAWAFQTTHHDVWDYDIPAQPTLADVGYGGRSTPAVIQATKQGLIFTLARDTGAPVIPVVEQPVPQGGAPGEALSPTQPFPVAPKPLGPATIKPEDAYGLGPIGRGACRKLIAGARFEGMYTPPSTQGTLVYPFTGGGVNWGGLAFDAARQVAYVNTSNALHRVTLIPADKVAAARRSEPNKEISPQTGAPFGMRREALLSPIGLPCNPPPWGQLHAIDMKTGKILWQVPLGTTRDLAPGSQLILRGTGTPNFGGPIATGSGLVFIGAAMDNYLRAFDARTGKELWRGRLPAGGQATPMTYVWQGRQYVVIAAGGHSKSNTKRGDTLVAYALPGPLR, encoded by the coding sequence ATGCGCAAGGTGGTGGTGGTGGCGGCGGCGCTCCTCGCCGCATCCTGTTCCCGCAGGCCCGAAGACGTGCCGGTCACGCGTGCGCCGGACGTGGGCTGGGCCTTCTACGGCGGCGACGCGGGCGGCCAACGCTATTCGCCGGCCGGCCAGATCACCCCGGACAACGTCAAGGAGCTGAAGGTCGCCTGGACCTACTCCACCGGCGAGGCGGCGCGCCACGACCTGAAGCGGGCGTCGTTCGAGACGACGCCGATCCTCGCCAACGGCCGTCTCTACGCCTGCTCGCAGTTCGACGCGGTGTTCGCGGTCGACCCGGCGACGGGAAAGCCCTTCTGGTCGTTCGATCCCAAGGTCGATCCGAAAGTCCGCTATCCCAACGACTTCACCTGCAGGGGCGTGACCTACTGGCGGGACACGAGCGTGGCCGACAACGTCCGCTGCTCCGAGCGCATCTATGTCGGGACCGTCGACCGCCGCCTGATCGCGCTCGACGCGGCGACCGGCGCGCCCTGCGCCGGCTTCGGCCGCAGCGGGACGGTGGACGTGGGCGCGGGCGTGGTGCTCGCGCACAGCGGCCAGATGCAGATCACCTCGCCGCCGGTGATCGTCGGCGACACGCTCATCGTCGGCTCCTCGCTCGACGACAACCAGCGGGTCCGGGAAGTCCCGGGCTCGGTGCGCGCCTACGACGTGCGCACCGGCGCGCCGAAGTGGAGCTTCGATCCGCTGGCCAGCGCCGCGCCGGGCACGGTGGCGGGGGCGGCCAACGCCTGGGCTCCGATGTCGGTGGACGCCGCGCGCGGCCTCGTGTTCGTCCCGACCACCAGCCCAAGCCCGGACTTCTTCGGCGGCGCGCGCAAAGGTCCCGACGGCCAGGCGAACTCCGTGGTCGCCCTGGAGGCCGCCACCGGCCACGTGGCCTGGGCCTTCCAGACCACCCACCACGACGTCTGGGACTACGACATCCCAGCCCAGCCGACCCTCGCCGACGTCGGCTACGGCGGCCGCAGCACGCCGGCCGTCATCCAGGCCACCAAGCAGGGACTGATCTTCACCCTCGCCCGCGACACCGGCGCGCCGGTGATCCCGGTGGTCGAACAGCCCGTGCCGCAGGGCGGCGCGCCGGGCGAGGCGCTGTCGCCCACCCAGCCGTTCCCCGTCGCCCCGAAGCCGCTCGGCCCCGCCACCATCAAGCCCGAGGACGCCTATGGCCTAGGGCCGATCGGGCGCGGCGCCTGCCGCAAGCTGATCGCCGGAGCGCGGTTCGAGGGGATGTACACCCCGCCCTCGACCCAAGGGACGCTGGTCTATCCGTTCACCGGCGGCGGCGTGAACTGGGGCGGGCTGGCCTTCGACGCCGCGCGCCAGGTGGCCTACGTCAACACCTCCAACGCCCTGCATCGCGTGACCCTGATCCCGGCCGACAAGGTAGCGGCGGCCAGGCGCAGCGAGCCGAACAAGGAGATCTCGCCGCAGACCGGCGCGCCGTTCGGTATGCGCCGCGAGGCCCTGCTCTCGCCGATCGGCCTGCCCTGCAACCCGCCGCCCTGGGGGCAGCTGCACGCCATCGACATGAAGACCGGCAAGATCCTCTGGCAGGTCCCGCTCGGCACCACCCGCGACCTCGCGCCGGGTTCGCAGCTCATCCTGCGCGGGACCGGCACGCCGAACTTCGGCGGCCCGATCGCCACCGGCTCCGGCCTCGTCTTCATCGGCGCGGCCATGGACAACTACCTGCGGGCCTTCGACGCCAGGACCGGCAAAGAGCTCTGGCGCGGCCGCCTGCCGGCCGGCGGCCAGGCGACGCCCATGACCTATGTCTGGCAGGGGCGTCAGTACGTGGTGATCGCCGCCGGCGGCCACTCGAAGTCGAACACCAAGCGCGGCGACACTCTGGTCGCCTACGCCCTGCCCGGCCCGCTCCGCTAG
- a CDS encoding MATE family efflux transporter, with product MDRPAAQTAPSPADVRAQLVRRDLAQLLKLSGPVVLARLGIMVMGLSDAIVVGRYSATQLGYHALAWAPTSVVVTMCVGLLTGVQVMTARAIGEGRRAETGAVLRRGLAYSLWIGLVSTLLLALGGPPFLHAIGLQPDLADGAARVLLVFCLSLPGYAISVAASFWLEGLSKPGPAAWAMWAANAVNLGLDLLLVPGTFGLPALGAMGGAWATTGARTFLAVATLAYIALMPEARALGVFTKPERNRAAEAEQRRIGFGAGVSNFFEVASFSSMNVIAGWIGGLAVAAWAIVLNVAAIVFMVPLGLATATAVLVGRAYGARDEAGVNRAGAVTFSVTAVFGVLVTAFVWPNAELLSRGYTENAQTLAMAVPALALASLMFLPDALQVVAAMALRARGDVWLPTGTHLTSYIVVMAPLAWWLAIPMHMGVQGIALAVVIASFLSGVLLLGRFWMLSRRSL from the coding sequence ATGGACCGCCCAGCGGCCCAGACGGCGCCGTCCCCCGCGGATGTGCGCGCCCAGCTCGTCCGTCGAGACCTGGCCCAGCTCCTGAAGCTGTCGGGGCCGGTCGTGCTCGCGCGCCTGGGCATCATGGTGATGGGCCTCTCCGACGCCATCGTCGTCGGCCGCTATTCGGCGACCCAGCTCGGCTACCACGCGCTCGCCTGGGCGCCGACGAGCGTGGTGGTCACCATGTGCGTCGGCCTGCTCACCGGGGTGCAGGTGATGACCGCCCGCGCCATCGGCGAGGGGCGGCGCGCCGAGACCGGCGCCGTGCTGCGCCGCGGCCTGGCCTACAGCCTCTGGATCGGCCTCGTCTCCACCCTGCTGCTGGCGCTGGGCGGGCCGCCGTTCCTGCACGCCATCGGCCTGCAGCCGGACCTGGCCGACGGGGCGGCGAGGGTGCTCCTCGTCTTCTGCCTGTCCCTGCCGGGCTACGCGATCAGCGTCGCCGCGAGCTTCTGGCTCGAGGGCCTCTCCAAGCCCGGCCCCGCGGCCTGGGCGATGTGGGCCGCCAACGCCGTGAACCTCGGCCTCGACCTCCTGCTGGTGCCCGGGACCTTCGGCTTGCCGGCCCTCGGCGCGATGGGCGGCGCCTGGGCGACCACCGGCGCGCGGACCTTTCTGGCGGTCGCGACCCTGGCCTACATCGCCCTGATGCCCGAGGCGCGGGCGCTTGGAGTCTTCACCAAGCCCGAGCGCAACCGGGCGGCCGAGGCCGAGCAACGGCGGATCGGCTTCGGCGCCGGCGTCTCCAACTTCTTCGAGGTGGCCTCGTTCTCGAGCATGAACGTCATCGCCGGCTGGATCGGCGGCCTCGCCGTGGCGGCCTGGGCCATCGTGCTCAATGTGGCGGCCATCGTCTTCATGGTCCCGCTGGGCCTGGCGACCGCCACCGCGGTGCTGGTCGGCCGGGCCTACGGCGCCCGCGACGAGGCCGGCGTCAACCGCGCCGGCGCGGTCACCTTCAGCGTCACGGCCGTGTTCGGCGTGCTGGTGACGGCCTTCGTCTGGCCGAACGCCGAGCTCCTGTCGCGCGGCTACACCGAGAACGCCCAGACCCTGGCCATGGCCGTCCCCGCCCTGGCGCTCGCCTCGCTGATGTTCCTGCCCGACGCCCTGCAGGTCGTCGCGGCCATGGCGCTGCGCGCCCGGGGCGATGTGTGGCTGCCCACCGGCACCCACCTGACGAGCTACATCGTGGTCATGGCCCCGCTCGCCTGGTGGCTGGCCATCCCGATGCACATGGGCGTGCAGGGCATCGCCCTGGCCGTGGTAATCGCCAGCTTCCTTTCCGGCGTGCTCCTGCTCGGCCGCTTCTGGATGCTAAGCCGCCGGTCCCTCTAG
- a CDS encoding AAA family ATPase, translating to MPATLNVIFGPCAAGKTTYAHALARREGAVPFVLDEWGARLFGPDLQGPIEFAWMMERLGRCNALIWSTAEAVLAAGTSVVLDTGGMRRADRDRIREMAEAKGLSLQWHFVDAPQEVRRARVLDRNTAKGETFVMEVTPEMFQMLEAIYEAPAPAELEGAVLSASDHVTAALAAEQPEATH from the coding sequence TTGCCAGCCACGCTCAACGTCATCTTCGGGCCCTGCGCCGCAGGGAAGACCACCTATGCCCACGCCTTGGCCCGCCGCGAGGGCGCGGTCCCCTTCGTCCTCGACGAGTGGGGCGCACGCCTGTTCGGCCCCGACCTCCAGGGTCCGATCGAGTTCGCCTGGATGATGGAGCGCCTCGGCCGCTGCAACGCGCTGATCTGGTCCACGGCCGAGGCCGTGCTGGCCGCCGGGACCTCGGTGGTCCTCGACACGGGCGGCATGCGGCGGGCGGACCGCGATCGGATCCGCGAGATGGCCGAGGCGAAAGGCCTGTCCCTGCAGTGGCACTTCGTCGACGCGCCGCAGGAGGTCCGCCGCGCCCGCGTCCTCGACCGGAACACGGCCAAGGGCGAGACCTTCGTCATGGAGGTGACGCCGGAGATGTTCCAGATGCTCGAGGCCATCTACGAGGCCCCCGCGCCGGCCGAGCTCGAGGGCGCGGTGCTGAGCGCCAGCGACCACGTGACGGCCGCCCTCGCAGCGGAGCAGCCCGAGGCGACGCACTAG
- a CDS encoding SRPBCC domain-containing protein — translation MRRNGQPGRRDATVARQSGRELVVTRTFDSPTQAVFEAWTRPELFRLWWAPKSMGAVLSACEIDARTGGGYRLTFGDGASDSASFFGKYLEVTPPSRLVWTNEESEGGPVTTVTLEDRRERTLLVLSELYPSAEAVPDAAGMQAMAAEQFDQLDELLASQRRTA, via the coding sequence ATGCGCCGGAACGGCCAGCCCGGGCGGAGGGACGCCACGGTCGCGCGACAATCGGGACGCGAGCTCGTCGTCACGCGGACGTTCGACAGCCCGACGCAGGCGGTGTTCGAAGCCTGGACGCGGCCTGAGCTCTTCAGGCTGTGGTGGGCGCCGAAGTCGATGGGCGCGGTGCTCAGCGCCTGCGAGATCGACGCCCGCACGGGCGGGGGCTACCGGCTCACGTTCGGCGACGGCGCATCGGACTCGGCGAGCTTTTTCGGCAAGTACCTCGAGGTGACACCCCCGTCGCGCCTGGTCTGGACCAACGAGGAGAGCGAGGGCGGGCCTGTGACGACCGTGACCTTGGAGGATCGGCGCGAGCGGACGCTGCTGGTCCTGAGCGAGCTCTATCCCTCCGCCGAGGCCGTGCCCGATGCCGCCGGCATGCAGGCGATGGCGGCCGAGCAGTTCGACCAGCTGGATGAGCTCCTCGCGTCGCAGCGCCGAACCGCCTGA
- a CDS encoding YciI family protein, whose amino-acid sequence MHYLLILHVDESGWLELTPEERSLRTAEYMAFNEALQTAGALVSTGRLTPSRSGRTLTTKGGRPIVTDGPFAETKEQVGGYYLIEAADLASASQWAARCPTVGHGAVELREVMAAPS is encoded by the coding sequence ATGCACTATCTTCTGATCCTCCACGTGGACGAGTCCGGGTGGCTGGAGCTCACGCCTGAGGAACGGTCGCTTCGGACGGCGGAATACATGGCGTTCAACGAGGCCCTGCAGACAGCCGGCGCGCTGGTGTCCACCGGCCGGCTGACTCCCAGCCGGAGCGGCCGGACCCTGACCACCAAGGGCGGCCGGCCGATCGTCACCGATGGCCCGTTCGCCGAGACCAAGGAACAGGTGGGCGGCTACTACCTGATCGAGGCCGCCGACCTCGCGAGCGCGAGCCAGTGGGCGGCGCGCTGCCCGACCGTCGGACACGGCGCGGTGGAGCTGCGGGAGGTGATGGCCGCGCCATCGTGA